From Variimorphobacter saccharofermentans, one genomic window encodes:
- a CDS encoding S8 family peptidase, producing MTEEERYKITSNEYADLIIDYRRNPLILSQIPNASVHMINHTFAVLYFPIESFDRRSMEVLEYLVDPYVCGLTSEEALEASGVDEIRGNPNLNLRGEGTLVGIIDTGINYRLPVFVKEDGTTKIHSIWDQTIQSDHYPFETFFGTEYTADQINQALAAENPLDIVPSDDENGHGTMLAAIAAGREIEQDNFYGVAPDAELIIVKLMQAKEYLREIIGIPEGVACYQENAIMWGVDYCIRAARRARRPLAICLGLGTSQGPHDGYSPLSIFTSLSASLPGVGIVTPVGNEGNLSRHHFSSIGPGEGSVVVEMNVGERDKNFTMELWGDNPGIFSMDILSPSGEYIPRITASLRLDRRISFLFESTVIETVFRTVESGTGDQVIALRFRNASPGTWRFTIYSKSDLQSSFHMWLPMDDFISHDTYFVQSDIYTTVLSPGSATVPITVTAYNPRTGTLYANSSRGYTRLNKIKPELAAPGVNYIAPTLDGSYRRFSGTSVASAHTAGIVALLLEYGVVRGNIPNLSTTPIKNYLIRGANRSGTTTFPNRDWGFGSIDIFNMFRTFRANV from the coding sequence ATGACTGAGGAAGAAAGGTATAAAATAACCAGTAATGAGTATGCTGATTTAATTATAGACTATCGAAGAAATCCACTGATATTATCTCAAATTCCTAATGCATCGGTTCATATGATAAATCATACATTTGCTGTCCTTTATTTTCCAATTGAGTCATTCGACAGAAGAAGTATGGAGGTCCTTGAATACTTAGTAGATCCTTATGTATGCGGATTAACCAGTGAGGAAGCACTGGAGGCCTCGGGAGTGGATGAGATCAGAGGCAATCCGAATCTTAATCTGCGTGGAGAAGGGACTTTGGTTGGGATCATAGATACGGGAATTAATTATCGGCTTCCTGTCTTTGTAAAAGAGGATGGAACGACAAAAATACATTCCATATGGGATCAAACTATTCAAAGTGATCATTATCCCTTTGAAACCTTTTTTGGTACGGAATATACAGCAGATCAGATCAATCAGGCACTAGCGGCAGAAAATCCATTGGATATAGTACCAAGTGATGATGAGAACGGTCATGGAACCATGCTTGCAGCCATCGCTGCTGGAAGAGAGATAGAACAGGATAACTTTTATGGGGTGGCACCTGATGCAGAATTAATTATCGTAAAGCTCATGCAGGCGAAAGAATACCTTCGCGAAATCATAGGGATACCGGAGGGAGTAGCATGTTATCAGGAAAATGCAATTATGTGGGGAGTAGATTACTGTATTCGGGCAGCAAGGAGGGCAAGACGTCCCCTCGCTATATGCCTTGGATTGGGGACCTCTCAGGGACCTCATGACGGATATTCCCCCTTAAGTATATTTACTTCCTTATCTGCAAGTTTGCCTGGGGTTGGAATTGTTACACCTGTGGGGAATGAAGGAAACCTGAGTCGACATCACTTTTCAAGCATTGGTCCTGGAGAGGGTAGTGTTGTGGTAGAAATGAATGTGGGTGAGAGGGATAAGAATTTTACAATGGAACTATGGGGGGATAACCCGGGAATTTTCAGCATGGATATCTTATCTCCCTCGGGAGAATACATTCCGAGAATTACTGCATCACTACGGCTAGATCGACGGATATCTTTTTTATTTGAATCAACAGTGATTGAAACAGTCTTTCGAACGGTGGAATCCGGTACGGGGGATCAGGTAATTGCACTACGCTTTCGGAATGCCTCTCCGGGTACTTGGAGATTTACGATTTATTCCAAAAGTGACCTGCAGTCAAGCTTTCATATGTGGCTACCAATGGATGACTTCATATCGCATGATACGTATTTTGTCCAGTCGGATATCTATACCACCGTATTATCACCGGGGTCAGCTACTGTACCAATTACGGTTACTGCCTATAACCCGAGAACCGGAACCTTATATGCCAATTCAAGCAGAGGTTATACCAGATTGAATAAAATCAAGCCGGAATTAGCTGCTCCCGGCGTAAATTATATCGCTCCGACTTTGGATGGAAGCTATCGAAGATTTAGTGGTACCAGTGTGGCATCTGCTCATACCGCCGGCATTGTGGCTCTTCTTCTGGAATATGGTGTGGTGAGAGGTAACATACCGAATCTAAGTACAACGCCTATTAAAAATTATTTGATTCGTGGAGCAAACCGAAGCGGAACTACGACATTTCCCAATCGGGACTGGGGATTTGGAAGTATTGATATTTTCAATATGTTCAGAACCTTTCGTG
- a CDS encoding S8 family peptidase: MMSEERDAIISEDYADLLIRYGEDMSILERFENGIIQIINPLYAVVHIPVQDITNQVILEYGYSAMPSLNGLISHSSLDASGITRIRNVPGFDLRGQGVLIGIIDTGIDYTNPVFQNADGTTRIASIWDQTIQTGSAPQGLFYGTEFTKEQINQALQNEDPLSIVPSMDTNGHGTMVAGIAGGSENIENDFMGVVPEVEFIIVKLKPAKQYLKQFFRVPENTECYQSNDIMTGLGYVQNMSFALGKPIVICLALGSSQGAHDGSDSLSSYLSMIALTPGTAIVIAGGNEGNGRRHYYGEVNPTTGYDIVEVNVGENDKGFTMELWGQAASLFSIDILTPSGEYIPRIAVGTDESREITFVFEQTVINIDYQMVEARSGNQLILLRFEDISPGIWRFNVYERGNLRLGFHIWLPMEGFISENTFFTNSNPYTTILSIGNSETSITSTAYNIEDDSLFLYASRGFTRSDVIKPEISCPGVNIVGPTIDKGFMAFNGTSAAAAHLAGVAAMLLEWGIVRSNLSNMSTMEIKKLLIRGAKRDSEIQYPNRDWGYGSVDVYNVYNSLRAGSIL; encoded by the coding sequence ATGATGTCGGAGGAAAGAGATGCAATTATCAGCGAAGATTATGCCGACTTGTTAATTCGATATGGTGAGGATATGAGCATACTGGAGAGATTTGAAAATGGAATTATTCAGATTATAAACCCGTTATATGCGGTGGTCCATATACCGGTTCAGGATATCACCAACCAGGTGATTTTAGAATATGGTTACTCGGCTATGCCTTCATTGAATGGATTAATCAGTCATTCCAGCCTTGATGCTTCGGGTATAACGCGAATACGAAATGTGCCCGGCTTTGATTTGAGAGGACAGGGAGTGCTAATAGGTATTATTGATACTGGAATTGATTATACAAATCCAGTATTCCAGAATGCAGATGGCACCACCAGAATTGCTTCCATATGGGATCAAACCATTCAAACCGGATCTGCACCGCAAGGGCTGTTTTATGGGACGGAATTTACAAAGGAGCAGATTAATCAGGCTCTGCAGAATGAGGATCCGCTAAGTATTGTCCCCAGTATGGATACCAATGGACATGGGACCATGGTGGCAGGTATTGCCGGAGGCTCCGAAAATATTGAGAATGATTTTATGGGAGTCGTTCCTGAAGTAGAATTCATTATTGTAAAATTAAAACCGGCAAAGCAATACCTGAAGCAGTTTTTTCGGGTACCGGAGAATACGGAATGCTATCAAAGCAATGATATTATGACAGGATTGGGGTATGTTCAGAATATGTCCTTTGCTTTGGGAAAACCCATAGTCATATGTCTTGCACTTGGATCCTCCCAGGGAGCCCATGACGGAAGTGATAGTCTAAGCTCCTATCTTTCTATGATCGCGTTAACGCCTGGAACAGCTATTGTGATTGCCGGAGGAAACGAAGGAAATGGGAGAAGGCATTACTACGGAGAGGTTAATCCTACGACAGGTTATGATATTGTTGAAGTAAATGTAGGAGAAAATGATAAAGGCTTTACCATGGAGTTATGGGGGCAGGCAGCAAGTCTTTTCTCAATTGACATTCTTACCCCTTCAGGCGAGTATATTCCGCGGATTGCAGTGGGAACGGACGAAAGCAGGGAAATAACCTTTGTGTTCGAGCAAACGGTCATTAATATTGATTATCAAATGGTAGAAGCAAGAAGTGGAAATCAGCTTATCCTGTTACGATTTGAAGATATCTCGCCAGGCATCTGGAGGTTTAATGTGTATGAAAGAGGGAATCTCCGACTGGGATTTCATATATGGCTGCCAATGGAGGGCTTTATCTCCGAAAATACCTTTTTTACCAATTCAAATCCCTATACCACGATCCTATCTATTGGAAATTCAGAAACCTCTATAACGTCAACGGCTTATAATATCGAAGATGATAGTCTGTTTCTATATGCCAGCCGGGGGTTCACGAGAAGCGATGTAATTAAGCCAGAGATATCATGTCCGGGTGTTAATATAGTGGGTCCTACTATTGACAAGGGTTTTATGGCCTTTAATGGTACCAGTGCTGCTGCGGCTCATTTGGCCGGAGTAGCGGCCATGCTTCTGGAGTGGGGAATTGTAAGGAGCAATTTGTCGAATATGAGTACGATGGAGATAAAAAAGCTGTTGATTAGAGGAGCAAAAAGGGACAGCGAGATACAGTACCCGAATCGTGACTGGGGATATGGAAGTGTAGATGTTTATAATGTATATAATAGCTTAAGAGCCGGTAGTATTTTATGA
- a CDS encoding ABC transporter permease: MKGTKNIIIKELTRVFTDRKMVISLFILPAFIVIGLYSLMGQVMKNMLNDIEEHIPSVYIQNAPEDLQQVISDTQFQGDITYLGSSESTDEIKEGILQGTVDLLVVFEEGFRETINSYQLAGDAIPEVKTYYNSAEDYSSVARESFVYTVLDTYQKNIQVERLGNTEQLQVFYIDKDPTTSNIVDEKKEDGKFFGSLLPFLINVMLFSGAMGLGVDAITGEKERGTLASMLLSPIKRSEIVFGKLISLAILSGISAVVYAVSIVFAIPMMYSGITGGATDGARLHFTAVEAIQLLVLLIVLVYLYVGLVALVAVYAKTSKVANTYVMPIYILIMLGSILTVSGMGDSKLTNFFIPIYNSAICIQNLLLGELTMAQFGATVGTIAILAIIVTQLITRAFNSEKIMFNA, from the coding sequence ATGAAAGGCACAAAGAATATTATTATAAAAGAATTGACAAGAGTTTTTACAGACAGAAAGATGGTTATAAGTCTTTTTATTTTGCCAGCGTTTATAGTTATTGGATTGTATTCACTAATGGGTCAGGTTATGAAGAATATGTTGAATGATATCGAGGAGCATATTCCTTCTGTCTATATTCAGAATGCACCGGAGGACTTACAACAGGTAATTTCCGATACGCAATTCCAGGGTGATATAACTTACTTAGGGTCTTCAGAAAGTACGGATGAGATAAAGGAAGGGATACTTCAGGGAACGGTGGACTTACTGGTTGTATTTGAAGAAGGCTTTCGTGAAACCATTAATTCTTATCAATTAGCAGGAGATGCAATCCCTGAGGTAAAAACCTATTATAATTCTGCAGAAGATTATTCCTCTGTAGCCAGGGAAAGCTTTGTATACACTGTACTGGATACGTATCAAAAGAATATTCAGGTTGAAAGACTGGGAAATACAGAACAGCTTCAGGTGTTCTATATCGATAAGGATCCGACAACCTCTAATATTGTGGATGAGAAAAAAGAGGATGGGAAGTTCTTTGGCAGCCTGCTTCCATTTCTAATTAATGTTATGCTGTTTTCAGGTGCAATGGGTCTCGGCGTGGATGCCATTACAGGGGAAAAGGAACGGGGAACTTTGGCAAGCATGCTTCTTTCCCCAATAAAACGCAGTGAAATTGTATTTGGAAAGCTGATATCTCTGGCAATATTATCAGGTATATCTGCAGTTGTTTATGCAGTTTCTATCGTTTTTGCCATACCGATGATGTATAGTGGGATTACCGGTGGAGCTACCGATGGTGCCCGTTTACATTTTACAGCTGTTGAGGCTATACAGCTACTCGTCCTGTTGATCGTACTGGTATATCTTTATGTAGGTCTTGTAGCATTAGTTGCTGTATATGCTAAGACTTCAAAAGTAGCTAATACTTATGTTATGCCAATTTATATTTTAATCATGCTTGGAAGCATCTTAACCGTTTCCGGTATGGGGGATAGCAAGCTGACGAACTTCTTTATACCCATTTATAACAGTGCAATATGCATACAAAACCTATTGCTGGGTGAATTAACAATGGCTCAATTCGGTGCTACAGTAGGAACAATTGCTATATTAGCGATTATTGTTACACAATTAATAACAAGGGCATTTAACAGTGAAAAGATTATGTTTAACGCATAA
- a CDS encoding ABC transporter ATP-binding protein translates to MIIVKDLTKIYKLTKKQMQEQKTKKNMKVAVKQLSLNAEPGQIYGLLGPNGAGKTTALRCIATLLKPTDGSISVCGYDTVKESEKVRKSIGFLTNEIKLDPQFSPKYMFQFFGRLHGLDEETINKRREELFEYFGITDFQDKKIDELSTGMKQKASIAVSLVHDPEVVIFDEPTNGLDIVTARNVTDYLKLLKEKGKTIIISTHIMSEAEKLCDKIGIIISGEKVMEGSLNEILTDTYTKELEDAFFELYKKHSKEEA, encoded by the coding sequence ATGATAATAGTAAAGGACCTAACAAAAATTTACAAGCTTACTAAGAAGCAGATGCAAGAGCAGAAGACAAAGAAGAATATGAAGGTGGCAGTTAAGCAGCTTTCACTAAATGCGGAACCAGGGCAAATATATGGTCTGTTAGGACCTAACGGAGCGGGTAAGACAACAGCACTTCGATGCATAGCAACATTGCTAAAACCTACGGATGGCAGTATTTCCGTCTGTGGATATGATACGGTTAAGGAGTCTGAAAAGGTTAGAAAAAGCATTGGTTTCTTGACCAACGAGATCAAGCTTGATCCTCAGTTTTCACCTAAGTATATGTTTCAATTCTTTGGGAGATTGCACGGATTAGATGAAGAGACTATCAATAAGAGAAGAGAGGAGTTGTTCGAGTACTTTGGAATTACAGACTTTCAGGATAAGAAGATTGATGAGCTTTCAACCGGTATGAAACAGAAGGCGTCAATTGCAGTCAGTCTGGTACACGATCCTGAAGTCGTTATATTTGATGAGCCTACGAATGGACTGGATATCGTCACAGCCAGAAATGTAACAGACTATCTAAAGCTTTTAAAGGAGAAAGGAAAAACGATTATCATATCAACCCATATCATGTCGGAAGCGGAGAAGCTTTGTGATAAAATCGGCATTATTATTAGCGGCGAAAAGGTTATGGAAGGCAGCTTGAATGAAATACTTACAGATACATATACAAAAGAGCTGGAAGATGCGTTTTTTGAACTTTATAAAAAGCATAGCAAGGAGGAAGCATAA
- the dtd gene encoding D-aminoacyl-tRNA deacylase, with protein sequence MRIVIQRVLEAEVVVEGKQVGSIGKGLLLFLGVGKEDTKEIADKYLDKILKMRIFADENGKTNRSLQEVQGEILVVSQFTLYADCKRGNRPDFIQAAGAEKAREIYEYVLERIRMNLGKVEAGMFGEDMKVSLVNDGPFTIILDETLIK encoded by the coding sequence ATGAGAATTGTAATACAACGTGTCTTGGAAGCGGAAGTTGTGGTAGAGGGGAAGCAGGTTGGTTCTATTGGCAAGGGACTGCTATTATTTCTTGGTGTCGGTAAAGAGGATACAAAAGAAATAGCAGATAAATATTTGGATAAAATTCTTAAGATGCGTATCTTTGCTGATGAGAATGGGAAAACGAATCGCTCTCTCCAGGAGGTACAGGGGGAGATCTTAGTAGTTTCTCAGTTCACGCTGTATGCTGATTGTAAAAGAGGGAACCGACCGGATTTTATTCAGGCAGCAGGTGCAGAGAAAGCAAGGGAAATCTATGAGTATGTATTGGAGCGAATCCGAATGAACTTAGGGAAGGTAGAAGCCGGAATGTTTGGAGAGGACATGAAAGTCTCCCTGGTCAATGACGGCCCCTTCACCATAATCCTAGACGAAACCCTGATCAAATAA
- a CDS encoding DNA-deoxyinosine glycosylase translates to MSRIIHPIPPIYNKDSKRLILGSFPSVKSREGEFFYHHPQNRFWKVISTVFEEPLPESINEKKEMLLRNGIAIWDVIQSCEIKGSADSSIKNVIPNDLSLILENAKIQHIYTNGATSYRLYMKYIYPVNGISAVRLPSTSPANAAFGMERLVEAWSCLRYPMDMI, encoded by the coding sequence ATGAGTCGGATAATTCATCCCATCCCTCCGATTTACAATAAGGATTCCAAACGATTGATTTTGGGATCCTTTCCCTCGGTTAAATCCAGGGAAGGGGAGTTCTTTTATCATCACCCGCAAAACCGTTTCTGGAAGGTGATCAGTACTGTTTTTGAAGAGCCTTTGCCTGAAAGCATCAATGAGAAAAAGGAAATGTTGCTAAGAAACGGAATTGCTATCTGGGATGTTATTCAAAGCTGTGAAATTAAGGGGTCGGCTGATAGTAGCATTAAAAATGTGATACCCAATGATCTGTCTTTGATACTAGAGAATGCAAAAATACAACATATTTATACAAATGGTGCTACATCGTACCGATTGTATATGAAATATATCTATCCGGTCAATGGAATATCAGCAGTCAGGCTGCCATCCACTAGTCCCGCAAACGCAGCCTTTGGGATGGAGCGATTGGTAGAGGCTTGGTCCTGCCTTCGTTATCCGATGGATATGATATAA
- a CDS encoding phosphopentomutase codes for MKRIFLVVLDSVGIGEMPDAGIYGDEGSHTLYSASTSKYFSMANMKKLGLFHIDGVKEKFAEIENASYEGTVARLAESSKGKDTTTGHWEIAGIISEKPFPTYPNGFPEEILKPFEERTGRKVLCNLPYSGTDVIRDYGKEHVETGALIVYTSADSVFQIAAHEEVVPVKELYHYCEIARELLTAEHSVGRVIARPFIGTYPDYKRTSNRHDYSLQPSLTMLDQLKETGHDVLAVGKINDIFAGKGVTDTVRTQENAEGIERLIERTQWDFNGLCFVNLVDFDMVYGHRNDVDGYAKALTYFDEQLPRVLEGLREDDIIMITADHGCDPATPSTDHSREYIPLVVYGSKVKKGVNLGTRKTFADIAATILDYYQVEKRIAGTSFLKDILQ; via the coding sequence ATGAAACGAATATTTTTAGTCGTATTAGATAGTGTTGGTATAGGCGAAATGCCTGATGCAGGCATTTACGGTGATGAAGGCAGTCATACCTTGTATTCTGCATCGACAAGTAAGTACTTTTCAATGGCGAACATGAAAAAGCTCGGGTTATTTCATATTGATGGTGTAAAAGAGAAGTTTGCAGAGATTGAAAATGCATCCTATGAAGGAACTGTTGCCAGACTTGCAGAGAGTTCAAAAGGTAAGGATACAACAACTGGGCATTGGGAAATCGCAGGTATTATTTCTGAAAAGCCCTTCCCGACCTATCCCAATGGATTTCCGGAGGAAATTCTGAAGCCTTTTGAGGAGCGTACTGGCCGCAAGGTTCTATGTAACCTTCCTTATTCCGGTACTGATGTAATCCGGGATTACGGCAAAGAGCATGTGGAAACAGGGGCGCTTATTGTGTATACCTCTGCCGATAGTGTATTTCAGATTGCGGCACATGAAGAGGTGGTACCTGTAAAGGAACTATATCATTATTGTGAGATTGCCAGAGAGCTACTGACAGCAGAACATAGTGTTGGTCGAGTGATTGCAAGACCTTTTATAGGAACCTATCCGGACTATAAACGTACCTCTAACAGACATGACTATTCCTTGCAGCCCTCACTGACTATGCTGGATCAGCTGAAGGAAACGGGTCATGACGTTCTGGCTGTGGGTAAGATTAATGATATCTTCGCAGGAAAAGGAGTGACTGACACCGTTCGTACTCAGGAAAATGCTGAAGGTATCGAAAGATTAATCGAGCGGACACAATGGGACTTCAATGGCTTGTGTTTTGTTAACCTGGTGGATTTTGATATGGTATATGGACATAGAAATGATGTGGATGGCTACGCTAAAGCATTAACCTATTTTGATGAGCAGCTCCCAAGGGTTTTGGAGGGACTTCGTGAGGATGATATAATAATGATCACGGCTGATCATGGTTGTGACCCTGCAACTCCTTCCACTGACCATTCTCGAGAGTATATCCCGCTTGTCGTATACGGAAGCAAGGTGAAGAAAGGGGTAAATCTGGGAACAAGGAAGACCTTTGCAGATATCGCAGCGACCATATTAGATTATTATCAAGTAGAGAAAAGGATTGCCGGGACCTCCTTCTTAAAGGATATTTTGCAATAG
- a CDS encoding phosphatase PAP2 family protein, whose translation MNFFKSAKQLIKKYKHGIILSYFFIYMAWFTYLERTVTTVFTPVHSKLDDYIPFNELFIIPYCLWFIYIFVTIAYFFLTSKTDYYKCCAYLFIGMTICLFIYTVWPNGHYLRVNLDELGRSNIFIDALSKIYSLDTATNVFPSIHVFNSIGAMIAINKSERLHSIKWLQWFTFVLTVMICLSTVYLKQHSVMDILGALILNIIMYVVVYVPAWGKEAKQLKQELSKAS comes from the coding sequence ATGAATTTTTTCAAATCCGCAAAACAGTTAATAAAAAAATATAAGCACGGAATCATTCTATCCTACTTTTTTATTTATATGGCTTGGTTTACTTATCTGGAAAGGACCGTGACCACGGTATTCACTCCTGTACATTCCAAGTTGGATGATTATATTCCTTTTAACGAGTTATTCATCATTCCATATTGCTTGTGGTTTATTTACATTTTTGTGACAATAGCATACTTTTTTCTCACTTCAAAAACGGACTATTATAAATGTTGTGCCTATTTGTTTATTGGAATGACCATTTGCCTCTTTATTTATACGGTTTGGCCTAATGGACATTATCTGAGAGTTAACCTTGATGAGCTTGGAAGAAGCAATATATTCATTGATGCTTTATCGAAAATATATAGCCTTGATACCGCAACCAATGTATTTCCAAGCATCCACGTATTTAACTCCATCGGAGCTATGATAGCGATCAACAAAAGTGAACGTCTGCATTCGATTAAATGGCTTCAATGGTTCACCTTTGTATTAACCGTCATGATTTGTCTATCAACCGTATACTTAAAGCAGCATTCTGTAATGGATATACTCGGAGCACTTATACTAAATATCATTATGTATGTGGTTGTATACGTTCCAGCTTGGGGTAAGGAAGCGAAACAGTTAAAGCAAGAGCTTTCCAAGGCATCATAA
- a CDS encoding glycosyltransferase family 2 protein, with protein MKLMTATIPCYNSAAYMSHAIETLLSGGEDMEIIIVNDGSVDDTQKIAEQYQAKYPTIVRVISQENGGHGEAVNTGLANASGLYFKVVDSDDWVSEKALRQVLDTLKKLIADGKSPDLFLANYVYEKVNAKKKKVINYKWALPKDQIFTWDDIMHFKQSQNILMHSTIYRTNLLKKCGIRLPKHTFYVDNIFVYQPLPYVKTLYYMDVNLYRYFIGREDQSVNEQVMIKRIDQQLKITKIMIESHDLMQIRSKKLRNYMIKYLSMMMTVSSVFLIKEGSEDSLAKKQELWDYLKTYDRRLYKKIRSQILGRSMNLPGKFGRKIVETGYNITRKIYGFN; from the coding sequence ATGAAGTTAATGACGGCTACAATACCCTGCTATAATTCGGCAGCATATATGAGCCATGCCATTGAAACACTATTATCCGGTGGAGAGGATATGGAAATCATCATTGTAAATGATGGTTCTGTGGACGATACTCAAAAGATTGCTGAGCAATATCAGGCAAAGTATCCGACGATTGTTCGTGTAATCTCTCAGGAAAATGGTGGACATGGCGAAGCGGTGAATACCGGATTGGCCAATGCCTCAGGCTTATACTTTAAAGTGGTTGACAGTGATGATTGGGTAAGTGAGAAGGCATTACGACAGGTATTAGATACATTAAAGAAGCTCATAGCGGACGGAAAAAGTCCGGATTTATTCCTTGCGAATTATGTCTATGAGAAGGTGAATGCGAAGAAAAAGAAAGTAATCAATTATAAATGGGCCCTGCCGAAGGACCAGATATTTACCTGGGATGATATTATGCATTTTAAGCAGAGTCAGAATATTTTGATGCATTCCACAATTTATCGCACAAACCTACTGAAGAAATGTGGAATTCGCCTGCCAAAGCATACCTTCTATGTGGATAACATTTTCGTTTATCAGCCGCTTCCATATGTAAAAACACTCTATTATATGGATGTCAATCTGTATCGTTATTTTATCGGAAGGGAAGACCAATCAGTCAATGAACAGGTGATGATAAAACGTATTGATCAGCAGCTGAAGATAACTAAGATTATGATTGAATCCCATGATTTGATGCAGATTAGAAGTAAGAAGCTTCGAAATTACATGATAAAATATCTCTCCATGATGATGACGGTAAGCTCGGTCTTTCTGATTAAAGAAGGAAGTGAGGATAGTCTGGCCAAGAAGCAGGAACTATGGGATTATCTGAAAACTTATGACCGTAGACTTTACAAGAAAATACGTTCGCAAATTCTAGGCAGATCCATGAATCTTCCCGGAAAGTTTGGAAGGAAAATTGTTGAGACAGGATATAACATAACACGAAAAATATATGGATTTAATTAA
- a CDS encoding aminopeptidase, with protein sequence MDERIKVLAHNLVNYSMKVNQGDKVYIHYIGSTTQDLARQLIKEVYKVGGIPFPHYTDVKVQREMLLHCTEEQMSLMAKIDSAEMEQMDCYVAVRGSDNVAELADVPSDKMKIYETYYQTPVHHNIRVPKTRWVVLRYPNAAMAQLSNTSVEAFEDFYFNVCNLNYAKMGEAMKSLVDYMESTDKVRIVGPGTDLSFSIKNIPAVPCDGKCNIPDGEVYTAPVRDSVNGTLSYNTPAVFQGFTYENITFRFENGKIVEATANDTERINHVLDTDEGARYIGEFAIGVNPYILKPMKDTLFDEKIMGSFHFTPGNCYEEEAPNGNHSAIHWDLVCIQTPEYGGGEIYFDDVLIRNDGRFVVKELECLNPENLI encoded by the coding sequence ATGGATGAAAGAATTAAAGTACTAGCACATAATCTAGTAAATTATTCGATGAAAGTGAATCAAGGAGATAAGGTCTATATACATTATATTGGATCGACTACCCAGGACTTAGCAAGACAATTGATTAAAGAGGTATATAAAGTGGGAGGAATACCCTTCCCTCATTATACGGATGTTAAGGTTCAGCGGGAAATGCTGTTACATTGTACGGAAGAACAGATGTCACTTATGGCCAAAATCGATTCAGCGGAAATGGAACAGATGGATTGCTATGTTGCGGTTCGCGGCAGTGATAATGTGGCTGAACTGGCAGATGTGCCTTCTGACAAGATGAAGATATATGAAACCTATTATCAGACTCCGGTTCACCATAATATACGTGTTCCGAAGACGAGATGGGTTGTTCTTCGTTATCCTAATGCTGCGATGGCTCAATTATCGAATACCAGTGTGGAAGCCTTTGAAGACTTCTATTTCAATGTATGTAATCTGAATTATGCTAAGATGGGCGAGGCAATGAAGAGCTTAGTTGATTATATGGAGAGTACGGATAAGGTACGTATTGTCGGACCCGGAACAGACTTGAGCTTTTCCATCAAAAATATACCCGCTGTACCTTGCGACGGAAAATGTAATATTCCGGATGGAGAGGTATATACTGCACCGGTTAGAGATTCTGTGAACGGTACTCTTTCTTATAATACACCTGCTGTGTTCCAAGGCTTTACTTATGAGAACATAACCTTCCGCTTTGAGAATGGTAAGATTGTGGAAGCAACTGCAAATGATACAGAGAGAATTAATCATGTTCTGGATACGGATGAAGGTGCACGTTATATTGGAGAATTCGCAATTGGAGTGAATCCTTATATCCTAAAACCGATGAAAGACACCTTATTTGATGAGAAGATTATGGGTTCCTTCCACTTTACCCCGGGAAACTGTTATGAAGAAGAAGCCCCGAATGGTAATCATTCTGCGATTCACTGGGATTTAGTTTGCATACAGACACCGGAATATGGTGGTGGTGAAATTTATTTTGATGATGTATTAATACGTAATGATGGTCGATTTGTTGTTAAGGAACTGGAATGCTTAAATCCGGAGAATTTGATATAA